The following proteins are co-located in the Spinactinospora alkalitolerans genome:
- the tatC gene encoding twin-arginine translocase subunit TatC, with amino-acid sequence MPLMDHLRELRKRVVKAAIFIALGIVAGFMVFEPVWEFLKAPYCALPAEVRGGTEGSCDLIFTGIFDAFFLRFKVAIIIGLLVSCPFWLYQLWAFVAPGLQGREKGYTYAFVGFAVPLFLGGSALAYYVTQKGMEIMFGFAPEGTTPLITMDNYLSYIIMMLLVFGAAFVLPLIVVLLNFLGALSHATIAKWRRMILFLAFVFAAIATPGGDPITMLALAVPVVVLFEIAELVAFLNDRRKGVAEPYGDLDDDEVSPLEEDETSEAAPKR; translated from the coding sequence ATGCCGCTGATGGACCACCTGCGCGAACTGCGCAAGCGCGTGGTCAAGGCGGCGATCTTCATCGCGCTCGGCATCGTCGCGGGCTTCATGGTCTTCGAGCCGGTGTGGGAGTTCCTGAAGGCCCCCTACTGCGCGCTCCCCGCTGAGGTGCGGGGCGGCACCGAGGGAAGCTGCGACCTCATCTTCACCGGCATCTTCGACGCCTTCTTCCTGCGGTTCAAGGTCGCGATCATCATCGGCCTCCTCGTGTCCTGCCCGTTCTGGCTCTACCAGCTTTGGGCGTTCGTCGCCCCGGGCCTGCAGGGCAGGGAGAAGGGCTACACCTACGCCTTCGTCGGGTTCGCGGTGCCGCTGTTCCTCGGGGGATCGGCACTGGCCTACTACGTCACCCAGAAGGGCATGGAGATCATGTTCGGCTTCGCGCCCGAGGGCACGACGCCGCTGATCACCATGGACAACTACCTCAGCTACATCATCATGATGCTGCTGGTGTTCGGGGCGGCGTTCGTGCTCCCGCTCATCGTGGTGCTGCTGAACTTCCTCGGGGCGCTCTCCCACGCCACCATCGCCAAGTGGCGCCGGATGATCCTCTTCCTGGCGTTCGTCTTCGCCGCCATCGCCACCCCCGGCGGCGACCCCATCACCATGCTGGCGCTGGCCGTCCCGGTCGTGGTGCTGTTCGAGATCGCCGAGCTGGTCGCGTTCCTCAACGACCGCCGCAAGGGCGTGGCCGAGCCCTACGGCGACCTCGACGACGACGAGGTCTCCCCGCTGGAGGAGGACGAGACCTCCGAAGCGGCGCCGAAGCGCTAA
- the tatA gene encoding Sec-independent protein translocase subunit TatA: protein MGIGPREILILLVIALLLFGAKKLPELARSMGRSARILKAEAKGLGDEDNNEESSQKAQASGEDPARQPGSQQQHDQGYGQQSQQNGYPQLPAGQRIVNESGEPSRHQYGG from the coding sequence ATGGGTATCGGACCACGCGAGATCCTCATTCTGCTGGTCATCGCCCTGCTGCTGTTCGGAGCGAAGAAGCTGCCGGAACTGGCGCGGTCGATGGGGCGCAGCGCACGCATCCTCAAGGCCGAGGCCAAGGGGCTCGGCGACGAGGACAACAACGAGGAATCGAGCCAGAAGGCCCAGGCCTCGGGCGAGGACCCGGCCCGGCAGCCGGGGTCCCAGCAGCAGCACGACCAGGGCTACGGCCAGCAGTCGCAGCAGAACGGCTACCCGCAACTGCCCGCAGGTCAGCGCATCGTGAACGAGTCTGGTGAGCCGAGCCGCCACCAGTACGGCGGCTGA